The DNA sequence GGATTGCGTAGTGGGGATATTTATCATCCCTGGCCTGAAGAGGTGAACCGGCGCGTTGTCGCTTGCGTGGCCGACATGAATTTTGCGCCCACCGGGGCGGCGGCCGATGCCTTGATGCGGGAGAATCGCGATGCGGCCAGCATCCATATCACCGGCAACACGGTGATCGACGCGCTGCTTGCGACGCGCGAAAGAATTGGGGGCACGCCTGCGCTCGCGTCGGGCCTTGATGAACTGGCGTCGCGCTTTGCAGGAAAGCGCATCATCGCCGTCACCAGCCACCGACGGGAAAATTTCGGCGGGGGCATGGAAGCGATTGCCCGATCCATTGCCGACATCGCGTCGCGCCCGGATGTGGCGGTGATCTTCCCGGTCCATCCCAATCCCAATGTGCGCCCGATCATGGAGGCGGTCCTTGGGAAGCTGTCGAACGTCGCGATGATCGAACCGCTCGATTATCCGCATTTCGTGCGTCTGCTCGACATGTGCCATCTGGTCCTGACCGACAGCGGCGGCGTGCAGGAGGAGGCTCCGTCGCTTGGCAAGCCGGTATTGGTGATGCGCGAAACTACCGAACGGCCTGAGGGCGTGGCGGCAGGGACAGCCAAGCTGGTGGGCACCGACCGTACCCGCATTGTTGGTGAGGTGTTGGCGTTGCTCGACGATGACGAGGCATACCGGGCGATGGCACGGGCGCATAATCCCTTCGGCGATGGGCGCGCGGCGCAACGGATCGCGGCCGTCATCGCGACGGGAAGCGTCGAGGCGGCAGGTCTGGAGGAGGCCGCATAGCTTGGTCGTACCCGTTTACTGATCCTGCGTTCGCCAACAGTTTCCGACCTTATCGTGCGGCGATCGTTCGTTACCGGAATCTTCAGCATTTGCCTTCAAAAACAGCGGCAACTGATAGATTTTCCGGGATTATTGCATGCCTATCGACAAGCAGCAGAAGGTTTCCGTCATCGGGCTGGGCTATATCGGGTTGCCGACTGCCGCCCTTATCGCCCGTGGGGGAGCGCGTGTGGTCGGCGTCGATGTCAGCGCTCATGTGGTTGAAACCGTCAATTCGGGCCGAGTGCACATCGAGGAAGTCGATCTTGACGGTCTGGTGCAGGGCGTGGTCGCACGGGGGAATTTGCGGGCCAGCCTGACAGTCAAACCTAGCGACGTATTCATCATCGCCGTGCCCACTCCGGTGGCAGAAGATCGCGCGCCGGACATTTCCTATGTGCTGAATGCGGCTCGGACGGTCGCTGAAGTGCTAAAAGCGGGCGACACGGTAATATTGGAGTCCACATCGCCCGTCGGCACTACCGAGGCGATGCGGGACCTGTTCGCGAAGATTCGTCCTGACCTCAAAATGCCGGGACCGGGCACGGCTGGGGACGTCGCAATCGCCTATTGCCCGGAGCGCGTTCTGCCGGGCCGCATTCTTGTCGAATTGATCGACAATGACCGTTGCATCGGCGGCATAACACCGCGATGCGCGCGCAAGGCATTGGCCTTTTATCGTCAGTTCGTGCGCGGAGCCTGCATCACGACAAGCGCGCGTGCCGCCGAGATGGTGAAGCTCGTCGAAAACAGCTTCCGCGACGTCAATATCGCTTTCGCTAACGAACTGTCCGTAATTGCGGAAGGCATGGACATCGACGTGTGGGAAGTGATCCGCCTCGCCAACCGTCATCCGCGTGTAAACATCCTTCAACCCGGGCCGGGAGTGGGCGGGCACTGCATCGCCGTGGATCCCTGGTTCATCGTCCATGGCGATCCCGAGAACAGCCGCCTGATCCGCGCAGCGCGCGAGGTGAATGATGCAAAGACCGACCATGTCGTTGCCAAGGTATCGGACCTGATCGACGAGCTTCCAGGCGAGGACGTCGCCTGTCTCGGCCTGGCCTTCAAGGCAAATATCGACGATTTCCGCGAAAGTCCCGCAGTGAAAGTGGCGAGCCGTCTGGCCCGTCGTTACGGCCGCCGCATCAAGTTGGTTGAGCCTTACGCGCAGGCTTTGCCCATGGAATTTGCGGGCACCGGGGCGGAACTCATCGATCTCGATACGGCTCTGGAACAATGCGGCGTTTTCGTCATTCTGGTTGATCATGATATGTTCAAATCAGTCCCGGTGGACGAGCGCTTCGGCAAGGCGGTTTACGATACGCGCGGCGTATGGCCCGATCAGCCACGCCGCCTGCCGCACGATCAGCCGGGGCGTATGGCGGGTTGACCGAGAGCTGCTTGGCCCAGAGTGCCATGGCCGCAGTTGCCATGGCCATTTAGCCTCGCTAACCCCGCCCAAGCGTTTCGCCCCTCGGCGGACTGTTTGAAAGGCGTGGGGAATTTTCACCAATGGGCTGGCCGACCAACAGGAAGCATCGGGCTCTGGCCATCATTCTGGCCTCTGCCTCGCTTGGGGGCTGTGCAACGGTTGAAGACGCTCCGCGCGAAGCCGCTGCCTATGCGGTGATACCCGCTTCGCAGGCTGTCGGGCTGGACTATCACATCGTTCCCGATGATGTGTTGAGGGTGCAGATATATCATGAGCCCGGCCTGTCGCTGGAGGATGCGGCGGTTACGGCGGAAGGTATGGTGCGTCTGCCTTTGATTGGCGATGTGCCGGTCGCAGGCTTGTCCGCCAGCGAGGCCTCAGACGTGATCGCTGGAAGGCTCGGCGAGCGCTATCTGGTTTCGCCCCAAGTTACCGTCTTCGTCAAAAAGGCCGTCGGTCGCCGCATCACTGTGGATGGCGAGGTGAGGCAGCCAGGGCTTTATCCCGTCGAAGGGCGCATCGGGTTGCTGCAAGCTGTCGCGTTGGCGAGGGGGCCGAGCCGCCTTGCCAGCCTGAAGCAGATCATCGTTGTTCGTCAGGTGGAAGGCGAACGGAAAGCGGCGATGTTCGACTTGAATGCGATCCGCCGGGGTGAGGCGCAGGACCCTGAAATTCTGCCGGGCGATACGATCATGGTTGGGCTATCACGAGCGAAGGCCATCCTGGGCGGGACGTTGCTGGCGCTACCTTTATTGGGGGCGGCCTTTGTGTCTCTCGACGGAGAGAATTGATGGCAGGCCGTACGATCCGCATCGATAACGACCATGCGCCGTTTGGACCGGAGGGACGCAGCGCTCGCATTGTGACGGCCGCCCGCGCTGCCTGGACGGCGATATGGCGTCATCGTATTATCCTGTTGGTCACCATGGCGCTTTGCGTTTTGGCAGGCATCATCTTCATACTTGTTTCGACGCCTGATTACCGCGCTACAGCTTCGGTCGAGGTAGAGGACGTACCCGCAGGCGCGGCGGGAGCGGGAGCAATCCAGCGCCCGGCCGCGCCAGCAGACAATGAAGCGCTGATGCAGACCGAATTGGAGGTGCTCCGCAGCCGCGCCTTGGCTGAAGATGTGGCCCGTGAGTTGGCGCTGGTCGGAAGCCGAACCTTTTTTGATGGGATGGATGAACGCCGCCCCGAGCGCGGGTCAGGATCGCTCAGCCAGAGGCAGGTCGAAACCGAAGCCGTTATCCGCCTTCTGCGCGAAAACCTGGAAGTGGAGTTGCCTGGCAAGAGCCGTGTCATCCGCATCAGTTTCAGGAGTGCTGATCCTATATTATCGGCGCGGGTAGCGAACAGCTATGCCGACAGTCTGATCAGAGCCGACCTGAAGCGCGGATTTGAATCTGGCGTACAGGCCCGACGCTTCCTGTTGGGGGAGCTTGACAGTGCGCGACGGGATCTGGAGCGCGCCGAACGGGACCTTGCCGCCTATGCGGCTCAGACCGGGGCGCCTTCAGCGACGGATGTGGATGGAGGCGACGGGCCTACCCACTCGAACGGCACGACCGCGACGCGGCTTGCGCAGTTGAATGCCTTTCGCGCGCAGGCGACCGCAGATCGGATCGCAGCCCAGAAGCGTTGGGAAAGTGCCCGCCTTTCCAGTGTCGAGACGCTGCCCGAAGTGCTGAACAACGGCGCGATGCAGCAGTTGATGACGCAACGGGCGCAAGCGCGGGCAGCAGTGGTGGAAGAGCGGCAGTTCCGAAAGGATGCCCATCCCGAAATGCGGGAGGCTCGGGCGCGGCTGGCTGCTCTGGACGATCAGGCGACTGTGATGGCGAACAGCATCCGCGCCTCCTTGCACGAGCAGTTTGAAGTTGCCGTACATGGTGAGAAGCAGATCGAGGCTGAGATCGCAGGCGTGGAGCGCCAAGCGCAGGCAGAGCGTGGACGGGGCGTGCAGATGAGCATCCTCGAGCGCTCGGTCGATACATACCGGCTGCTGCATGACAGCCTGCTTCAGCGTTACCGTGACATGGCATCGCAGGCTGGTTTTCAGGCTGGACGCATACAGTCGTTGGACCGTGCCGCCGTCCCTTCGCGGCCGTCATCTCCGAATATCGGCATCACGATGCTGATGGCTTCGCTTGGCGGTCTGTTGCTGGGTTTGCTGATGGTCGCGGGACGCCATGTGTTCGACGATGCCGTGACCTCCGCCGATACGCTGGCGGAGCGTGCCAATATGCCGCTGCTGGGGACCGTTCCGGTTACCGACAAGCCGGCTGCGGAAACCTATGTGCCGATTGCATCCTCGCTGTTGCTCGCATCCTCGGCGGGATTGCCTGCTTCCATTCTGATCACCAGCGCGCAGGAAGGTGAAGGCAAATCTTCTACCGTCCACGCACTGGCTCTTGCCCTCGCCAAACTCGATCGCCGGGTGCTGGTGATCGACGCTGACATGCGTCGGCCGCGACAGCATGGACTATTCCATGTCACGCCCGAACGCGGCCTGAGCGAAGTCATGACGGGACAGGCCAAGGCGGAGGATGTGATCGTCGGTAGCGATGTCCCCGGTGTATCGCTTCTGCCTAGCGGCGCGATTCCTCCTAATCCCGCTGAACTTCTGTCCACTTCCGCTTTGGACGTGCTGCTCGCGGCTGTTCAGGGACGTTATGACACGGTGCTGATCGATGCGCCCCCGATCCTGGGAGTCCCGGATACTTCGCTACTTGCGTCGAAGGCGGAGGCGACAGTGTTGATCGTGGAGTGGGGGCGCAACCATCATGGCGGCCTGAGAGTGGCCGTAGACCGCATGCGCCGTGCAGGCGGCGCCATCATTGGCGCGGTACTGACCAAGCAACAGGGCCGCGCGTTTGAATATGAGTATCATAGAAACGGGTAGGGGCTGACTGTCTCCGTCGCGCTCCTCATTGAGTGAGGGGCCGGACTTGCGATGGCAGCTAGGGCGTCACCCTTTTGACGCCCGGCATGGTCCGGTTCCATCCTCGCGATGGCTTCCTCGGTCTTTGTCCGCGAATTTTACTGACGCAGCCGTTCAATCGCCTGAGCCAGCGCGACGTAGAGCTTGCCCATATCGGACGAAAGCACCGCCACCCCGAGTGCATTGCCATCCCGCGCGGAAAGGATGATCCGCAGCATGGATTCGAAGTCGTGGATGTAGCGGTTCACATGCTCCTGGAACTCGGCATCATTGTCATAGTGCAGGGCGATTTCACGCGATTCTCCTGCATCCAGCAACTTGACCGCCCTGCGAGTGAAAACGCCGCGATCGCCCTTGAGATAGGAGGCCCAGGCGGAGTCCGTCACGTCGTTCGACAGGATTTTGGCGACGTCGATCGAGGTGCTGTTTAGCGATTCGATAAGCAGGGCCGATCGGCGCGCAAAATGATCGCGGTCGCGGTCTTCGGCGGCCCGTTCCGCTTCCTCGATCCGGGATTGAACGCTCGCACTTGTGTCGGCAATTGTCAGCAGCTGCCGGGTAAGGCGATCGGACGCCTGATGCGCAGCGCGAACAGCCTCCTCCGCGACCTGAGCGAGCTTTTCGATCTGGGCCGTTACCTTATCATCGACCGCCTGCTGGAGCGCGGCTTCGCTGGCTTCAGCCAGAGACTGCGCCGCGTCAGGGATGGCACGACCTAGTGCTTGACGTGCGCGCTCGGCAGCTTGATCGGCGGTATCCTTGACGCGCAGCAATGCGGTTACCAGCAATGGGCCAGCGCCTTCGGTGATCCGCGTCGCGTCCTGATGAGCGTGATCAAGTGCGGTGCGCAGCTTCTCAACCAGTTCGCGGTTGGCCTCAACCCCGCTTTGCGTGCTTTCCAGCCATTCGGTAAGGCGGCGGCCCTGGCCGCGCAGCAGTTCCTCAGCCTCTTGGGTGCGGCCAACCAGCGCCTCGGAAATGGCCTCCAGCCGTTCCATCTCAGGTGCCGCGCTATCAAGCAGCTCCCGGCTCTTGGAAATGCGCGTGTCGAAGCGTTGCAGCGCGGCGGGGAAGGTTTCGTCCAGTTCCCGGACGCTCGAATCAAGGGCGACAAGCAGGGTTTCGGCACAGCTGATCAGCTTTTCCGCCGTCACCCCACCGGCAGCGAGGGCGTCATCGATCCGCTGTGTTTCAACGGTGAGGCGGGACAGTGCTTCGGTAAGCCGATCGTTGCGGGACAGAGCGCTTTCTTCCAGCGCGGCAAAACGCGACTGCGCGCTTTCGATGGCCTCGCCAAGCGTGTCATGCAGACCGGACACGAGTGCGCGTTGCCCCTCTACCAGATCATTGATCTGGTGGAGGCGGCTTTCGACTTCGGTCATGTGGTCGGAAATGGCTGACACGGTTTCGTCACCGATGCTCTGAATATCGCCGCGTGAGCGCGTCAGCAGCGCGTCGAGAGCTTCAGCTTGCCGCGCAAGGCCTTCCTCAGTGAAGGTTACGCCATCCTTCGCGCGCGCGAAGGCGGCCTCAGTGCGTTCACGAAGCTGAGCTTCGATCTGTTCGGAGTCATGGGACAGGGCGGCGAGGGCACTCTGGCTCGTCGCGGCGATGCCCGCCTGCGCGGTCTCGACAAGCGCGCGGAGCGCCTCAGCTTGCGCCGTCAGATCACGATCGGCCGCCGCCATGCTCTGCTGTGCGTGCGCCACAGTCGTTTCAAGACGCTGCCGCACGTCCCCTTCAACCCGGTCAAGGTTCTGCGTGAGCAATTCGATCGTCGCTTCAGCACTGTTGGTTATGCCAGCGCGTGCGCGTTCCAGCAGGCTGGCGAGGGTGCTCGCTTGCCGATCCAGTTCAGCTGCTCCTTCCTGCATCGTCAGGCGGGCGCTTTGCGCTGTGGCGTCGATCCGCCCAGCCGCAATGTCGGCCATGCCGTTCACTTCCTCGGTCGCAGAGCGGGTAGCCTCCTGCAACTGGGTGAGCTGGCTCGACAGACTCTTCGTGGCAGTCAGTGTGCGGGCGCGGGCATCATCGGACAGTTCGCCAAGAGCGTGAAGCCGAGCCTCCAGCGTGTCGATCCGTTCCGCTAGCGCATGGCCGTTATCGATGATCTGCGCTGCCATGCGACCGGCCCGATCCTCCAATTCCGGCATGGCAGCGATCAGGGCATCCATGCGCGTAACGAGGGCGGCTCCTGCGCGCTCGGCCGCTTCCGCCTTTTCGGTCGTGCTGTGGGCGCGACTGGCGATAAGTTCGGCCGAGGCCTCCATATTGCTGCTGGCGGCCGCGCCGTAGCTGTCGAGCAGTTCGGCCTGGTCCTGCATAGCTTCGCGGGCGCTAGCTAGTTGGCTGTTGATGCGGCTGAGCCGGGCTTCCAACTGCTCCGCCTCCGCGTGTA is a window from the Sphingobium sp. Cam5-1 genome containing:
- the wecB gene encoding non-hydrolyzing UDP-N-acetylglucosamine 2-epimerase, translated to MKVAVVFGTRPEAIKLFPVIHALRERDHVDVRVIVTAQHRGLLDQVLDIAGIKPDIDLDVMTPNQTLDGLTAKLIVDLGKAFDAEKPDRIVVHGDTLTTMVASLAAYYRQIPVAHVEAGLRSGDIYHPWPEEVNRRVVACVADMNFAPTGAAADALMRENRDAASIHITGNTVIDALLATRERIGGTPALASGLDELASRFAGKRIIAVTSHRRENFGGGMEAIARSIADIASRPDVAVIFPVHPNPNVRPIMEAVLGKLSNVAMIEPLDYPHFVRLLDMCHLVLTDSGGVQEEAPSLGKPVLVMRETTERPEGVAAGTAKLVGTDRTRIVGEVLALLDDDEAYRAMARAHNPFGDGRAAQRIAAVIATGSVEAAGLEEAA
- the wecC gene encoding UDP-N-acetyl-D-mannosamine dehydrogenase; its protein translation is MPIDKQQKVSVIGLGYIGLPTAALIARGGARVVGVDVSAHVVETVNSGRVHIEEVDLDGLVQGVVARGNLRASLTVKPSDVFIIAVPTPVAEDRAPDISYVLNAARTVAEVLKAGDTVILESTSPVGTTEAMRDLFAKIRPDLKMPGPGTAGDVAIAYCPERVLPGRILVELIDNDRCIGGITPRCARKALAFYRQFVRGACITTSARAAEMVKLVENSFRDVNIAFANELSVIAEGMDIDVWEVIRLANRHPRVNILQPGPGVGGHCIAVDPWFIVHGDPENSRLIRAAREVNDAKTDHVVAKVSDLIDELPGEDVACLGLAFKANIDDFRESPAVKVASRLARRYGRRIKLVEPYAQALPMEFAGTGAELIDLDTALEQCGVFVILVDHDMFKSVPVDERFGKAVYDTRGVWPDQPRRLPHDQPGRMAG
- a CDS encoding polysaccharide biosynthesis/export family protein produces the protein MGWPTNRKHRALAIILASASLGGCATVEDAPREAAAYAVIPASQAVGLDYHIVPDDVLRVQIYHEPGLSLEDAAVTAEGMVRLPLIGDVPVAGLSASEASDVIAGRLGERYLVSPQVTVFVKKAVGRRITVDGEVRQPGLYPVEGRIGLLQAVALARGPSRLASLKQIIVVRQVEGERKAAMFDLNAIRRGEAQDPEILPGDTIMVGLSRAKAILGGTLLALPLLGAAFVSLDGEN
- a CDS encoding GumC family protein, which codes for MAGRTIRIDNDHAPFGPEGRSARIVTAARAAWTAIWRHRIILLVTMALCVLAGIIFILVSTPDYRATASVEVEDVPAGAAGAGAIQRPAAPADNEALMQTELEVLRSRALAEDVARELALVGSRTFFDGMDERRPERGSGSLSQRQVETEAVIRLLRENLEVELPGKSRVIRISFRSADPILSARVANSYADSLIRADLKRGFESGVQARRFLLGELDSARRDLERAERDLAAYAAQTGAPSATDVDGGDGPTHSNGTTATRLAQLNAFRAQATADRIAAQKRWESARLSSVETLPEVLNNGAMQQLMTQRAQARAAVVEERQFRKDAHPEMREARARLAALDDQATVMANSIRASLHEQFEVAVHGEKQIEAEIAGVERQAQAERGRGVQMSILERSVDTYRLLHDSLLQRYRDMASQAGFQAGRIQSLDRAAVPSRPSSPNIGITMLMASLGGLLLGLLMVAGRHVFDDAVTSADTLAERANMPLLGTVPVTDKPAAETYVPIASSLLLASSAGLPASILITSAQEGEGKSSTVHALALALAKLDRRVLVIDADMRRPRQHGLFHVTPERGLSEVMTGQAKAEDVIVGSDVPGVSLLPSGAIPPNPAELLSTSALDVLLAAVQGRYDTVLIDAPPILGVPDTSLLASKAEATVLIVEWGRNHHGGLRVAVDRMRRAGGAIIGAVLTKQQGRAFEYEYHRNG